A genomic window from Thiomonas arsenitoxydans includes:
- the nusB gene encoding transcription antitermination factor NusB, translating into MTATTAPKSARRKSRELAFQGIYEWLLAGSDTGAIEAFLHERYPTIKLDDDHFQSLLHGALAEAGPLDALIQPHIDRQTSELSPVEHALLLMGAFELQRHLDVPYRVVINEAVELGKVYGGTDGYKYVNGVLDRIAAQLRKTEVEAANQSHPQAQPTATDFSPPPNPYANVPVSHKAKTPPRRAAASFPRRASASPRPPRKD; encoded by the coding sequence ATGACCGCAACCACCGCCCCCAAAAGCGCGCGGCGCAAGTCGCGCGAGCTCGCGTTCCAGGGCATTTATGAATGGCTGCTCGCCGGCAGCGATACCGGCGCGATCGAAGCCTTTCTGCACGAGCGCTACCCCACCATCAAGCTCGACGACGATCACTTCCAGTCGCTGCTGCATGGCGCGCTGGCCGAGGCCGGGCCGCTCGACGCCCTCATTCAGCCGCACATCGACCGCCAGACCAGCGAGCTTTCCCCGGTAGAGCACGCCCTGCTGCTGATGGGCGCCTTCGAGCTGCAGCGTCATCTCGACGTGCCTTACCGCGTGGTCATCAACGAAGCGGTCGAACTCGGCAAGGTGTATGGCGGCACCGACGGCTACAAATACGTCAACGGCGTGCTCGACCGCATCGCCGCGCAATTGCGCAAGACCGAGGTCGAAGCCGCCAACCAGTCGCACCCGCAAGCGCAGCCCACGGCCACCGACTTCAGCCCGCCGCCCAACCCCTACGCGAACGTGCCCGTCAGCCACAAGGCCAAAACCCCGCCGCGACGTGCGGCCGCTTCTTTCCCCCGGCGCGCCAGTGCCAGCCCGCGCCCGCCGCGCAAAGACTGA